The window tattgaTGGGTTTACTTAATTATATggctatttaaatttttgggtGGAGCTAGTGTGAATTTTTgggaaaaaatgtttaattttttaaaatttgaatatagtatatataatatgaaaagTTCATGCAAATTATGCAGCTAGGTGCTCCGTGTGAGTATCCTAGGTATAATCTCGGGAAAACGGTACTATATTATTGCGtcacaaaatcaaaaatatcggTCAATGCGTCTTCGTAGGGGGGAATTTACTTGGCTATTTGCTGAGAAAAGTAACCGGATTCTATTGGATTATTGGAATATATACCTTGACATTTTCTACATGGCTTTGCTGAGAggattttatattgaattattggAGACTACCTTATATGACGTTTTCTACATGGCTTTGCTGAGACAaattttattggattattGGGGTCCACCTTGACGATTTCTACATGGCTTAGCTGAGATGaattttattggattattGGAGTCTACCTTGACGATTTCTACATGGCTTAGCTGAgagaatttaatttgattattggaGACTATCGGGAGACTACCTTTGAGGATTTTGCTGGTTGCTGTAATAAGGTAAGTTCCTCTAGATCGAGATCGACTAGTTGTAATTATTAACCTATCCCAGAAAAGTGCTTTAATATCCTTGaagttacaaaaaaatgtatgctatatttttttgaagcttCTTGTCGTtccaaattatatatattatttgatttgttgtttagatttattttgactgatttttttcataatttatatttaatttttatgccAAATTAAATGTCAGTAGTATGAAAGTCAAAATGAATTGACCCTGTCTTCCTCAAACAGAGTAGACGGGGGTGATtaggatttattattatctatcgtgataatttataatagataaattatcaccCTTTTCCAATCGCGATGTATGTTAATATgtaaggtttttttatttgatattttacgcACTTTTCCAACTActaatgttttaataatatttcaggaTTTTGTTTTTCAGGATGTCAAttgtttcaagttttttattgtttgacacgattttaatatttcgaagctgattttatttgtttcaggaTTTTCAAGGCTTTGTCAACTGCTGTTTCTTGAGAATAATATTTCGAATACAAGAGGATTACTTATTGAAGAGTgcataataaaatgatggCATACAGAGAATCAAGCCTATAGAAATGTCTTATCACAATGAGTGATAATGGCATAGTGACTTAAGTGGAATTAATCTTGAAATGTCCTATCAGAGCAAGTGATAGTGGCATAGTGaattacattaaattaatcTTGAAATGTCCTATCACAGCGAGTGATAGTGGCAtagtgaaataaattaaattaaacctaAAAATGTCCTATCACAGCGAGTGATAGTGGCATAGTGAATTAGGCccacacatattttttatttttattttttttacatttgcgTCGACTGATCAGTACTTGCTGCTATGAGCGcaatcgaaaaatttaaaccGAAATAATTCTAGCTGCAGCTAGATGACGTGCGAAAAGCGTAACTTAAGTGGACTAGGTCTACTGGAGATAccactttaaaaaaaacgagtcAAGTGTCTTACCTCCTGGGTGACTTGGAAAAGACACTTGAAATTTgcatgtaataattttttaatattatattgatttacattatgattgtttttttttttaattataatagttataatatttcagCTATACAATTATAAACTTTGCtccaatttattatgtttaacaattttctagatttttaaatgtttcaattttcaaatgcTCAAACGCTATTGGCTGAACAGCCTTGTGACAAAAGCCAATTGAAGAGCACCTCACGACAAGCTTGCAAACATGGCGGTCGTAAAAATACCCAAATTATAACTAACTAGCTTGTCGTGAGTCGTGATTGGGGGGTGAGAGAAGGAAAAACCTGACATCAAAGCCGCATTAAATTGTCACATGCTGGCGCCTCACTAACAATctccagcaaaaaaaaaagaaaaaagaaaaaaaaaacaattcaacacACACTGATATTTGACACAtgtatatgtttttatatgaaaaacaaCAGTGGGGGGCCCCCAGTGTCAAATTGAcgatatattttaacattggGGCATAATAAGAAGAGAGAAAAACTAACATGGCGTCCATTAGGTTATCACCGTGTGTCTAAAAGTGCAATTgtttaacattaataattgtgttgttctgtggttttaattaattgtttattgactTATGCGGATCACCGTGTCGTCAGGAACACGTCAAGGAGGCTCAGTTATTTTATTGAGCCATCCACGTCGCGATAAACACCGGTGATCCGCGTGTGAACGGCATCGTAAacagtggttttttttttccttcaatttCTCccttttattgtcattttttttttctccttttttttttttttttttaattttcatttttaaccacatgcaaatttaattaaacattttataaaaaaattcttaataaataatagagtcaaaaataatagaaattttaaaattgaattttcatccTGGATGCTGTAAATAATTGTGAAATAATTGAactcaattatcaaaaaaaaaaaaaccataataataataatctcaataaataatgtgatgatgaaataataatttataaccaAAAGTGTTTATGCCATTTACGGGGTTGTTGAGCAAGTTTTACGTTTTTGgagaaaatatacattttttttttcatttttttcttttactatcGATATtgacacacacacatacacacacatgtACAACACATACATAGTGTCGAAATAATACAACCTGGCCTCGTAATTGAAAAGtgcaattttcattattattattattttattattaataaaaaaaaataaataaaataaaaacaaataataattatactatacattgttttatttagtaTTATTGCCAATAAATTTGGGGATCATttgtttaatgatttttaataaacaattataaatatttaaataaattataaacgtattattattataattattatactattTTAAACAACCAgttagtttgaaaaaaaaattgtgtgtcAGATGTGTTAATAGGATGACAGTGAGTttgattatttgatgataataaaatgtaaaaaaaaaatatcaacaatatcatcaacaacaacaagtgatAGTTGGGATATAATTTTGAGTAATAGTATGATTATCTGAggaaagtaaatttataaggaaaaataaaataggaaaacaaaaaaaaaatttaagtgaaATTAAGTGATAAAGCACATATGCCACCAGCCGGGCTATCGGCAAGAGCCTTGTCAACTTTGATGGACCACGGACAACCTGATGCTCGTCATCGGAGCGAGCGATTTTTAACATATTCAGAAAATGGCTCAACATCAACGACtgaagcaacaacaacaacaacattatcatcatcaagaagATATCGTAATGTTAACAGAGATAATAATTGTTCCATTgggtaattaaattaatagtggtaaaatagattattatttatttataaattatttattggtaaggttaataatgtaaattatttaattaatatagttACGGATATAATCAGGATCATACACCAACAAATAATATGTCTGACAGTAGTGAAACACACAGTGGTGATATATCAGCTAGAACAATATCTCAACACACAAGTCCATCACATggaacagcaacaacaacaacttatTCTTCATCATAttctaaaaatgatgataatccAGAAATATTTACAGCagcatttaattatattgCTAAAAATGATGACGAGTTAGAATTATATTGTGGTGAAGAAGTTGAAGTATTATCAAAAGATTCAAAAATATCTGGTGATGATGGATGGTGGACTGGTAAAATACGTGGAAAAGTTGGTATATTTCCatcaaattttgttgttgaaacagcatgtattgataaattaaaaccactagaaattgattttaaagaacttgaattaaatgaaattattggaGTTGGTGGTTTTGGAAAAGTTTacaggtaaatatatatatatatatatcaatttaaaacataaataaataaaaatactaaattatatattttaatgtttttctaGAGCAATATGGCAGGATCATGAAGTTGCTGTTAAAGCAGCACGTCAAGATCCTGAAGAAGAGCCAAGTGTAACATTAGAAAATGTACGCCAAGAAGCAAAACTTTTTTGGTTACTTAAACATGTTAATATTGTACAATTAGAGGgtgtttgtttaaaaatgcCAGATTTATGTCTAGTTATGGAATATGCTCGTGGTGGAAGTTTAAATAGGGTTTTAAATGGTCGTAAAATACGTCCTGATGTTCTTGTTGATTGGGCAATTCAAATAGCAAGAGGTATGGATTATTTACACAATAAAGCACCAATAAGTCTTATTCACAGAGATTTAAAAAGTTCTAATGGTatgtttatcaatttaacaaaacaaatttatcaatatctatattgaaataattcaagtaataatttaaataaaatttaatttaacttacAGTATTATTGAGTGAACCAATTGAGAATGATGATTTACAAtgtaaaacattaaaaataactgATTTTGGACTTGCACGTGAAgtttataaaacaacaagaaTGTCAACTGCTGGTACTTATGCTTGGATGGCACCAGAAGTTATTAAACACAGTATATTTAGTAAAGCCAGTGATGTCTGgaggtaaatttaattgataatttacatacttttaatattgtaaatattaattattataaatttaataatttttatattatttagctATGGTGTTTTACTTTGGGAACTTCTTACTGGTGAAACACCATACAAAGGAATTGATGCTTTAGCTGTTGCTTATGGTGTtgctgttaataaattaacattaccAATTCCATCAACTTGTCCACAACCTTGGAGTTATTTAATGGAAGCTTGTTGGTCATCTGACAGTCATCAAAGACCAGGTTTTTCCGAAATACTTGGATTACTTGATGAAGTTAGAAGTGCATTTGCTGCAACTCCTCATGAATCATTTCACACAATGCAAGAAGATTGGCGACTTGAAATTGAAGAAGTTCTTCATGGATTGCGCATGAAAGaaaaggtatttttattttttcccttttttttttaattaaaattaataataataaataaataaagaaataaatgatatttataatattattaaaatataattttttatattttttatttactgctTGCTTAAAGGCATGTCGTTCATTGGAAGAGGTGagaaattgaatgaaattattgattaataattttattaaaaaacttgttaaaattattctaatgattttataataaaaatatgttttaaattataattttattttgttattttaaatgttttttttaaatatttttttcaaggaaTTGCGTTGTCGAGAAGAAGAGCTAACAAAAGCAACAGTACAACAACGTGAAAAAGAAGAACATTTACGATTACGTGAGGAGGAATTAAAAGCAAGAGAAATGGAATTACTTGAGCGTGAAATATcagttataataatacaacaaagaGGTGCAACGCCTACACCCAATGAAAGAataggaaaatttaaaaaatctaaattaaaaCTTAACAAGAAAGAACCTGGTAGTACAATAAGTGCACCCTCGGGTaattttcatctttaatttacacattaacaaaaatcatatatcgatattttaaaattaatatgattgtttgttttattttttaatttagatttcAGACACACGTTGACAGTGACACATCAACCTGTTGATCGAGGAACAAACCGTAATCCATCAAGACCAACAAGTCCACCAGGATCACCAAGTATACCTCGACTTCGTGCAATTGCATGTAAGTCATCAACACCTGAATTATCTAAACACAATCATCAGTagcatttatatttaataatatatattatcacatTGAttcgattaaaatttttttttttttttttttataaatataaagaaaaaaaaaaatatttagcattgtctttataaattatcac is drawn from Aphidius gifuensis isolate YNYX2018 linkage group LG3, ASM1490517v1, whole genome shotgun sequence and contains these coding sequences:
- the LOC122853078 gene encoding mitogen-activated protein kinase kinase kinase 10-like isoform X1, translating into MPPAGLSARALSTLMDHGQPDARHRSERFLTYSENGSTSTTEATTTTTLSSSRRYRNVNRDNNCSIGYGYNQDHTPTNNMSDSSETHSGDISARTISQHTSPSHGTATTTTYSSSYSKNDDNPEIFTAAFNYIAKNDDELELYCGEEVEVLSKDSKISGDDGWWTGKIRGKVGIFPSNFVVETACIDKLKPLEIDFKELELNEIIGVGGFGKVYRAIWQDHEVAVKAARQDPEEEPSVTLENVRQEAKLFWLLKHVNIVQLEGVCLKMPDLCLVMEYARGGSLNRVLNGRKIRPDVLVDWAIQIARGMDYLHNKAPISLIHRDLKSSNVLLSEPIENDDLQCKTLKITDFGLAREVYKTTRMSTAGTYAWMAPEVIKHSIFSKASDVWSYGVLLWELLTGETPYKGIDALAVAYGVAVNKLTLPIPSTCPQPWSYLMEACWSSDSHQRPGFSEILGLLDEVRSAFAATPHESFHTMQEDWRLEIEEVLHGLRMKEKACRSLEEELRCREEELTKATVQQREKEEHLRLREEELKAREMELLEREISVIIIQQRGATPTPNERIGKFKKSKLKLNKKEPGSTISAPSDFRHTLTVTHQPVDRGTNRNPSRPTSPPGSPSIPRLRAIALPADGVKGKTWGPSTLHQRERGAIIPQSPNPSSPGDKRWSRSAPDLEKPSKSRTMIMANVHQRSAAHHQEIGLSEENIHTAHYSTQSSEIPSDWMTTTEYPMKPGVTGPFIMPMPIPLPTLYNGESKKPKLGPIELLLYNIAAMLAGFATGFDIRMTNVSPIHPRLQPRSITANVNNVPIENEEEPSPRWWFQADTGSNRNSAYLGPDYEFSSTSGYPHNTYHGPARHYRPFLSNMGGVGSALPSNVIDKPLRFTDSPQHYANNCGSNVPTPSPRRKSSSTSNEEAYSPETGRLERIDRTDRSDRIERVPKIYMGNVPSYQDYGPPVYTIVPQDYYRPHDSAYFMTSDYHDRMIECPDFPHTYDNPSNNINRSGNNNNNRISSYGHNRTSSNVSNTSTSSQNNINPTFHLEDESEYLPYSSTNYYQRSTSSNYGNHDYNSPYLTRQNSHDSTTNDRPSNLEVVGRLRSSLKRSNYSYNSGNKCTSKNNSGSGTPTNPTPPDSLTSEDSSYVSAKDSQISISRVRFSPVTFDSRDLQREHRDDIIAQDNITSPIQTNRRISRNRKPSISDLEREFLS
- the LOC122853078 gene encoding uncharacterized protein LOC122853078 isoform X4; amino-acid sequence: MPPAGLSARALSTLMDHGQPDARHRSERFLTYSENGSTSTTEATTTTTLSSSRRYRNVNRDNNCSIGYGYNQDHTPTNNMSDSSETHSGDISARTISQHTSPSHGTATTTTYSSSYSKNDDNPEIFTAAFNYIAKNDDELELYCGEEVEVLSKDSKISGDDGWWTGKIRGKVGIFPSNFVVETACIDKLKPLEIDFKELELNEIIGVGGFGKVYRAIWQDHEVAVKAARQDPEEEPSVTLENVRQEAKLFWLLKHVNIVQLEGVCLKMPDLCLVMEYARGGSLNRVLNGRKIRPDVLVDWAIQIARGMDYLHNKAPISLIHRDLKSSNVLLSEPIENDDLQCKTLKITDFGLAREVYKTTRMSTAGTYAWMAPEVIKHSIFSKASDVWSYGVLLWELLTGETPYKGIDALAVAYGVAVNKLTLPIPSTCPQPWSYLMEACWSSDSHQRPGFSEILGLLDEVRSAFAATPHESFHTMQEDWRLEIEEVLHGLRMKEKACRSLEEELRCREEELTKATVQQREKEEHLRLREEELKAREMELLEREISVIIIQQRGATPTPNERIGKFKKSKLKLNKKEPGSTISAPSDFRHTLTVTHQPVDRGTNRNPSRPTSPPGSPSIPRLRAIACLSEENIHTAHYSTQSSEIPSDWMTTTEYPMKPGVTGPFIMPMPIPLPTLYNGESKKPKLGPIELLLYNIAAMLAGFATGFDIRMTNVSPIHPRLQPRSITANVNNVPIENEEEPSPRWWFQADTGSNRNSAYLGPDYEFSSTSGYPHNTYHGPARHYRPFLSNMGGVGSALPSNVIDKPLRFTDSPQHYANNCGSNVPTPSPRRKSSSTSNEEAYSPETGRLERIDRTDRSDRIERVPKIYMGNVPSYQDYGPPVYTIVPQDYYRPHDSAYFMTSDYHDRMIECPDFPHTYDNPSNNINRSGNNNNNRISSYGHNRTSSNVSNTSTSSQNNINPTFHLEDESEYLPYSSTNYYQRSTSSNYGNHDYNSPYLTRQNSHDSTTNDRPSNLEVVGRLRSSLKRSNYSYNSGNKCTSKNNSGSGTPTNPTPPDSLTSEDSSYVSAKDSQISISRVRFSPVTFDSRDLQREHRDDIIAQDNITSPIQTNRRISRNRKPSISDLEREFLS
- the LOC122853078 gene encoding mitogen-activated protein kinase kinase kinase 11-like isoform X3, whose product is MPPAGLSARALSTLMDHGQPDARHRSERFLTYSENGSTSTTEATTTTTLSSSRRYRNVNRDNNCSIGYGYNQDHTPTNNMSDSSETHSGDISARTISQHTSPSHGTATTTTYSSSYSKNDDNPEIFTAAFNYIAKNDDELELYCGEEVEVLSKDSKISGDDGWWTGKIRGKVGIFPSNFVVETACIDKLKPLEIDFKELELNEIIGVGGFGKVYRAIWQDHEVAVKAARQDPEEEPSVTLENVRQEAKLFWLLKHVNIVQLEGVCLKMPDLCLVMEYARGGSLNRVLNGRKIRPDVLVDWAIQIARGMDYLHNKAPISLIHRDLKSSNVLLSEPIENDDLQCKTLKITDFGLAREVYKTTRMSTAGTYAWMAPEVIKHSIFSKASDVWSYGVLLWELLTGETPYKGIDALAVAYGVAVNKLTLPIPSTCPQPWSYLMEACWSSDSHQRPGFSEILGLLDEVRSAFAATPHESFHTMQEDWRLEIEEVLHGLRMKEKACRSLEEELRCREEELTKATVQQREKEEHLRLREEELKAREMELLEREISVIIIQQRGATPTPNERIGKFKKSKLKLNKKEPGSTISAPSDFRHTLTVTHQPVDRGTNRNPSRPTSPPGSPSIPRLRAIALPADGVKGKTWGPSTLHQRERGAIIPQSPNPSSPGDKRWSRSAPDLEKPSKSRTMIMANVHQRSAAHHQEIDYSTQSSEIPSDWMTTTEYPMKPGVTGPFIMPMPIPLPTLYNGESKKPKLGPIELLLYNIAAMLAGFATGFDIRMTNVSPIHPRLQPRSITANVNNVPIENEEEPSPRWWFQADTGSNRNSAYLGPDYEFSSTSGYPHNTYHGPARHYRPFLSNMGGVGSALPSNVIDKPLRFTDSPQHYANNCGSNVPTPSPRRKSSSTSNEEAYSPETGRLERIDRTDRSDRIERVPKIYMGNVPSYQDYGPPVYTIVPQDYYRPHDSAYFMTSDYHDRMIECPDFPHTYDNPSNNINRSGNNNNNRISSYGHNRTSSNVSNTSTSSQNNINPTFHLEDESEYLPYSSTNYYQRSTSSNYGNHDYNSPYLTRQNSHDSTTNDRPSNLEVVGRLRSSLKRSNYSYNSGNKCTSKNNSGSGTPTNPTPPDSLTSEDSSYVSAKDSQISISRVRFSPVTFDSRDLQREHRDDIIAQDNITSPIQTNRRISRNRKPSISDLEREFLS
- the LOC122853078 gene encoding mitogen-activated protein kinase kinase kinase 10-like isoform X2 codes for the protein MPPAGLSARALSTLMDHGQPDARHRSERFLTYSENGSTSTTEATTTTTLSSSRRYRNVNRDNNCSIGYGYNQDHTPTNNMSDSSETHSGDISARTISQHTSPSHGTATTTTYSSSYSKNDDNPEIFTAAFNYIAKNDDELELYCGEEVEVLSKDSKISGDDGWWTGKIRGKVGIFPSNFVVETACIDKLKPLEIDFKELELNEIIGVGGFGKVYRAIWQDHEVAVKAARQDPEEEPSVTLENVRQEAKLFWLLKHVNIVQLEGVCLKMPDLCLVMEYARGGSLNRVLNGRKIRPDVLVDWAIQIARGMDYLHNKAPISLIHRDLKSSNVLLSEPIENDDLQCKTLKITDFGLAREVYKTTRMSTAGTYAWMAPEVIKHSIFSKASDVWSYGVLLWELLTGETPYKGIDALAVAYGVAVNKLTLPIPSTCPQPWSYLMEACWSSDSHQRPGFSEILGLLDEVRSAFAATPHESFHTMQEDWRLEIEEVLHGLRMKEKELRCREEELTKATVQQREKEEHLRLREEELKAREMELLEREISVIIIQQRGATPTPNERIGKFKKSKLKLNKKEPGSTISAPSDFRHTLTVTHQPVDRGTNRNPSRPTSPPGSPSIPRLRAIALPADGVKGKTWGPSTLHQRERGAIIPQSPNPSSPGDKRWSRSAPDLEKPSKSRTMIMANVHQRSAAHHQEIGLSEENIHTAHYSTQSSEIPSDWMTTTEYPMKPGVTGPFIMPMPIPLPTLYNGESKKPKLGPIELLLYNIAAMLAGFATGFDIRMTNVSPIHPRLQPRSITANVNNVPIENEEEPSPRWWFQADTGSNRNSAYLGPDYEFSSTSGYPHNTYHGPARHYRPFLSNMGGVGSALPSNVIDKPLRFTDSPQHYANNCGSNVPTPSPRRKSSSTSNEEAYSPETGRLERIDRTDRSDRIERVPKIYMGNVPSYQDYGPPVYTIVPQDYYRPHDSAYFMTSDYHDRMIECPDFPHTYDNPSNNINRSGNNNNNRISSYGHNRTSSNVSNTSTSSQNNINPTFHLEDESEYLPYSSTNYYQRSTSSNYGNHDYNSPYLTRQNSHDSTTNDRPSNLEVVGRLRSSLKRSNYSYNSGNKCTSKNNSGSGTPTNPTPPDSLTSEDSSYVSAKDSQISISRVRFSPVTFDSRDLQREHRDDIIAQDNITSPIQTNRRISRNRKPSISDLEREFLS